Genomic segment of Melanotaenia boesemani isolate fMelBoe1 chromosome 10, fMelBoe1.pri, whole genome shotgun sequence:
ATTGTGTGTCCGAGTAGAAATGTCCAAAGGCACTTCAGACACAGGCAGAAGGGTCCTTGTGAGCTCAGCTGCTCCTTTAACTGGCTCGTAACAATTCAAGCATTATAGAGAAAAGACAGTATTCTTCAGGAGTCACAACCATTTCCACccaaaagttttttgttttttttttggggggggttacAATGCCATTATGAAATTTAAACTGTTCTACGTGATGTTGAAGTGTGAGCGGTTCAGATAGTATTCATAGGTGTAATAAGGGGgatcaaacataaacatgtattaATTTAGGTTTTCACTGCACTCCCTACAGTGTACAACACTTAAAACCAAACCTGTAAATGTCACATACACAAGTctccagaaaataaaatacacctACAGTTGAAGTGCCAAATGATAATTCTGCTGGACAACATAAAATCTTTATCTACAACTTTGTATTATTACatgacaaatatatttttttaatataatttaaaaggGGAGTTTAAAAAGTGTATACATCTGATGAAACCAATACAATAAATTTTCCCAACTTTTGAGTAAAGACATAATTTTTATATGATCTGGCATTAACAAGGACAAGTTTTCCCATTTCATGAGAAATCCACTTTTCAACAACACTGACATGCTTGGGTGATAAAAATCAAAAGCCATGTGACTCTTTAGTGGATCACTAACAAACGGATCATTATAATAACAGCGATCAATGTTTATTGTTAATAGTAAAAGCTAAAATGTGCAATTCTGAGCAAGGACAAAACTCTACTTGAGGTAAATGACAAAAGGATCTATAATGTCCAGGGACTTGACTTCTCATAAAATGTCACATCACAAATCATCAAAGGTTCTTATAAATTTAGGAGTTCTGCACATGACCATTGTGTAGAAACAAACCACTAAATTTAGAATTTATGGAATGATAATTCTGCATAGCACAATCCCCTAATAAATGGACACATGGCGACAATGTGTGCCTTTAACaagcacataaaacatgaacatgtcTTCTGAGAGACTGTCAGTGCATAACAGTATAttagcaacaaaacaaaaagagctaAAGCTATGGCCTACCTGGAAAGCTGAcgaataaaaacacagatgcaCAGGTAAACAAGTACACCACATACCACTGTACAGTATGTACGGAGGTACGTAAAACCTTTAACTGGATAACTTCCTGAGTTATCTCTTCTACCATCAGACTTAGATTAGCTTTAAACATGTACTGAGAAAACGTCACTGACGTGACGCAGGCTTGTAGTTCAGCTTTGCTACCAAACCCTTTTCAGCACCAAAAGTGCTATTTAGCTTAGCATGATGTTGTACTGTGTTGCTCACAAATCTATTAGTTAGTTTCATTTAATCTACACAGATAAATGTTTTCTGaccgaaaaaaaaaagaaaaaaaaaaagacgggTTTTATGTCAGAGCTAAGAAAATCCTGGGCTTCATATGCAAACTATCCCTTTAAGACACATGTGGTCTGATTACATGGTGTTTGCCATCATACCAACTACGCACATATACAGTATGTTTAACTCTGTGTACAAGAGAAGAGGTTACAAGATGGTTTCCATGAAAAATGTTCAGATACTGACAAGAAAAACTCTCCGAGGGTCACGCTGTAGTCGACTCTCAAAGTTAGAGGTTATGGAAGTGTGGTATGCCGCGGTACACTGGATACCCACGTCTTGGATCCTAAGGGGTTGCAGAGATGGACCAGGCTGTCAAGCTGTCTTCCTCACATTTTAATCTGCCATACAGTACTCTAGTGAAATTACAACCTTTTATCAATTCAGTGCTATTTTTTTGCATCGTCACTCCAAACCATTGTTCAAACGCAGGTGGAGGAAAGTATTAGAGGCAGGTATCCCATGTGATGTGCTGCCATTTAAGTTTGTGGGTTCTTGGAACTTTATGTGGCCGATGGATTTGAGTAAAGCAGTGAGGAACAGTGTTTCAGGGCAGACAGACTGCTGTAAGGCTTTAAAGGCATATCCCCCTTCTGAGAAGGAAAAAGCAGGTGTCCCTTAATGTTGTCAGTCCTGATCCTGTTAGAGCAGCCACTCAAACACTACACAGCACATGTTGATAGGagtaactaataaataaaagtaaagaaaattgaCGGCTGCTTCGTGGAGTTAGGATTTACCAGTTTCCGCAAAGTGATGGCCCAAGTATTTCTCAGTGGCTGCAATACATGGTAATACAGATTCTATAAGGACCAGTGCATTTCTTCAAAGTCCACAGCTTCCCCCAAGTTCGTGTCAGTCTCCAGGAGGCTCATTATCACTGCCATGGCTGCCTCATCGTTACTCAGACTGCTGAGGCCTGGTCCAACTACACTGTCCAAATCCAGCTGGGAATTTTCTGCTGAGACGAGAAAAGAggaacagacaaaaacacaggATGACACATTCATATTGGAGGATAGGTAAAAATAATGAGCAGATAAGCttacatatataaaaataaatgcatgaacTTATTAACAGGATCCGTTTGAGTACCCATGAGTGTGTCTCCTCCTGAGAATGAAGCTCCTTGAGCTTCCTGGGTCTCGTTTTCTGAGCTAGACTTTCCTGGCGTTTCCATGTCAGCTGTTTCTACTTTTGGCACCTACAGTccaaaaaagcagcaaaatagAGGCCGTAGAGAGACGTTATATGGACACAATTATACTCATTTGAACTGATAtggataatattttttatttaactaaattatAACTGTATTGTATTGGACTGTATCTTCCAAGtgttttaagattattttattgtgaattgGTACCATTTAACTAAACTTAAATTATTTTCTCAGCTCCTTGGGCCCTTTAAAGATAAACTTAAAGGCGATCTGGGTTGCACACAGCATCAGTCTTTTAGCAGAGTGagttgaaatgtgttttcatgctaATGCCAGGTATgaacaaagctttaaaaatcaGCACACTGGATGAACTGTCCACATTAATGGACTACATGTTGAACAAATCACATTGGAAATCGTTTAAGAACCAAGCAGACCAGCCCCTTAATTATTCTGGTGTGGAGCTGAGAAAATACTTCAAACTTTGATGATGTTTCAGTGTGAGTTTTCATCAAATGGTGTTACCTTGACAAACAGGCAAATTTCCACCATAAAACACAAAGTACTAACTAAACTGTACATTgaccagtttgtttttaatctttcatGCATGATAAGAGTCCCAGCATGCGCTCATTTACGTGTGAAGCTTTTGTCATGCGAAAAGTAAGCCTGCTGTATGTGTTATCACATGCAGTACAAAAGAAATGTGCATTTGGTTTTGTACACGACAATCTATCTATAGCATCATTTAATAAGTGGGTGTTCTCCAAAACCATATACTGGATGGAAGACATCTGATAAGAACCTTAACTAAAACCTAAATGCCTGTGATAACATCTTGACAATATATAGAAATGCACAAAATTGCAAGAGCCCATTAGTTACagtttgaaaatatattttatatatatccTCCCTGCATGAATTTAAAGTCTTTTTACAGATAAGATTTCCTTAGTTCATACATCTGAATTTGGTCAATCATTGCAAAAAAGTTCAAGTTAACTGAAAAGTTCATGTTAAGATTTCCATAAGGTagcaaagtaaaataatatatgAATAAGGCTTATTGCCAATGAAAACTACACATATGCAAAAGTGTTCGTATGGACATGCTGTTTAATGGAATAGGACATATTTGTTTGACATGCAAACTGGTACTTATAAAAACACCTACATTGTTGCTGACTTGATTGAGAGTTTGTGGAGACTTATCTTGGAGATTGAACGGGCTGGCATTTCCGCTGGAAGGCGACGAGttcaacctaaaaaaaaaaaccacataaaacaacttaatACTGCAACAAGCAGCAGCTACAACAAGTAATAAAACATTGCAACTGTGGCTggaaaaacacagctgtaactGTGTAgataaactaaaaaagaaaaatgtacttACCTGTTAAAATCCAACAGCTCATTGGCAATCTGGGTCCCTATGCTTccagcatatatcatgctaccAGGTGTGTTAGAGATCCCTGGTATAATTGGAAGGGACTTCTTGCAATCTTCTAAGAGAAAAGTCAAAGTTACAAATAAActggagaaaacaaacaacaacaaaaaagaaaaagtatatcACTGCTAGACAAGCTGCGTTTGTGAGTCATAAGCCCTTTTCAGATCTGTTATATTTAACATAAATCCTCAATTTCAAAATCCTTAGCCAAATTCACCATCTATACGGAGAGAAGCTGCAGCTTGATCTAAAGCATAGCAGAGAACAGTTTTACCAGTTCAACTGGCCCAAgtgataaaaacaataaagcacTGCAGATAATAACGGTAAGTAAGACTGTCGGGTAGAAAAGTTTGGGCAGTGCTGctatttaattaaatcttttgtCTGATTCCTCTAGAAAAACAGATTATATGCCTAATTAGGATGCATTCCCTCAGTGGGCGCATTCATGTCAACATGCCAGACTACCTCGACACTGAAAGAGAAGTTTGAAGCTTCAGTTTCTTGTAGAATAAACAAAAGTACTCTTCCAGGTATTACAAAGACACTCAGCAGCCGTTACAATAATATCTGAAAAGGGCTTATAACATCAGTGACGAAGCATCTTTATACACCGTTTTCACCAATCAGCTCACCTTCAGAAGTCTTGGAATTGCTCGACTGTTCAGACTTATTTCCCGATCGTCCTGTTCGACTGTTATCATGCCTTTTGATGAAAAACAGATAAAGCTGTAATTAATATATACAGAGATATTTACATAATGCACAAAGGGATTCAAGCATGTACTTACGATATGACTGTGTTAGTTGACACTATGTATTCTACTTCTTTGGTCCAGGGATTTACAAAACTAAACCACTGACTTTGCAGAGTAACAAAAGAACCATATTTTGTTTTGAACTTATAGCAGTTTGTCTCTATTTTCTCTTTACTCCACAGCACTgcaagacagagaaaaagaagagaggatAGAGGGcacacagaaatataaaatgaaaaaggaaaagagcaattaatgataaaacaaatgcaaTATTGAAGCAGTCTAATCTatttaaatatagaaaataacaaCACAAGTTTACTGAACAGTTTGAACTTTAAAGCTGTATAACTGTGTTATATATGTGGCTCATTAAGACACATATAGATCATCATTGTAGCCAAAATCAAACTGCTTGTATCAAATCAATTGAAAGGAGGATGGTGAAAAGTATTTGTTTACCTTTTCGATGTCTATCTGCTAAATGCGGCAAGTCATCTTGATGGAAGTATTCATAGCATGATGTCCCAAGCAATTCTTGGGGAAGATAACCTAGAATGGTTGTCGCTCtgtggtagaaaataaaaaatattaccaAACTATACAGTACAAATCAGCTAAAGtgcatttttctatttattactTTACAAAGAACAAATTAGATTCAAAGATTCAAAAGATTCAAAgatttttattgtcaattcaCCATATGTCAAAAACATACAGAGAAATCAAAATGCTGTCGTCTCTCACCACAGACAAGGTGATGTAAAAATAAGTAACAGACACACGTGAAGTAAGACGATAAATACAAATAGAGCAGTTTAAGTGTTCAAGGTGTGCAAGTGTGTGCAGCAGCAAGAGTTAATTGCtggtttatatgtttttacaacATCAACGGTCCAGAGGGAGGGAGCTCAGGTAGAGTCCTAAGAGCCTGGTGGATGAAGCTTGTTGAGCAGGCCCGGATGCTGCGGAACCTTCTCCCTGAAGGGAGGCGGAAGTGGGAGTATGAGGGGTGTGAGGGACCACAGGTCTACGGGTGAGGCTATGTTATAGAACCCAAACCATAAGAAAAGTcgttttgtgcttttcttttaaaagcagaTCAAAATGGAGAGATGTCATTGTAagatatacatttaaaaaataaaagtattgtTGAAATTCAAACCTACCTATGATCAACAAAGGTGAATTTGCCATCCATGGCGTAGCGTGTGATGAACTCTGTGGGTTTAACTCGGATTTCTCCGTTAACTTGGGGTGATGAGTGGGAATGGATGCGTCCCACTGCCACAAGGCAGCTGAAATGGGAGCTATCCTGCTTGTCAGCTTCCCCCTCCCCCTCTGCTCCAATTTGACTGCTAGGCCAGCTGCGCATGTAGCCTGTACAGTGGACTGTGCAGTACTTCTGTGACTCTAAATAGAGGCAGATACAAATCACATGCATCCAATATCACATTTACACACCATGTACAGACAAATCTGTTCCTTTCCAATGAAGGTGGTTACTTAGAAATGCACAAAGGTGATATGCTGTGTAATCAACTGTATAGTCCCTACCTTTCTTTTTGGAGGTGTTGGCCTGGGATTCCTTCTCTTCTGCTTTGacaaatattttgttgcacttcATACGGCAGAAAAAAGAGCGGCGCGCACCTGAACAGAGGCGCGTTGCACCGACTGGAAGGTCAGCCTGGACCTGCAGACCGGCTGAAGACACAAAGTGTTAAAATAACACATGCAAACTGTACTGGTGCGCAAACGGGGACAAACATAAATGCATTACTTTTGGCATCTATTAGCCGTTCGCGAGGGTGTAATTCAGAAGCCGACAGCTGCTCCTTCACTTTTCCTATGTCCTTGGGGTGTATGTAATCAAACAGGCTCTGTCCAATCAGCTCCGtctacagaaaaacaacatcaagCTGACTTAAATGATAATAactaataaaattacattttttaatccaTCTAAGCAAGTCCCGCTAACtacaaaacaagtaaaatatgtttattggGAACTGCTGCCCTGGAGCACACCAGACACTGTATGGGGTAGAAACTGAGTAGAAAGATTGAAAGAAGAGTCTATTTATGTGCTGTTACATCAGCAATTAAAATGTGgtacatttacatttcattgTACTCAAACTCTGAAACAAAAGGCCTATGTGCTGACAAGTTCATGTATTCTCACCATTAAAGCAAACTTATGCATCTaggaattttatttttaaaaaatgaatataaataaagcaACAGAAATCGGTTTTGGAATTCTACAGTTAACAAAAGGGGGGGCTGATGATGCTAAACACATTCCTGTAAAGCCACGCAGCATGTTGTGGATTCTACTTTATTGACATTATGCTAAAACAATTCAACCCATCTGGAGTGTCCAGGGTTTTCACACGAATAAACATATAACAGATTCTGTGACATATGTTAAAGTGTTACCCGACTATAATTTAATATCTTCGTGACGGATTCTGAGACAAAAACTATTTTCCCACGATCACAGCCCACTACAAACAGGAACCCATCAGCAGCCTGcacaacaaagacacaaaagGAAAGCCAAATTGATAACATGTTGAAAACAAAAGCATGAGGCCATCAAGGGATTTTAATCATGACTCAGAAGATAATACTACTCTGAATCACTAAATGTCACTAAAGCTGGCATTAAATGTAAGCTAAGTTTTCATATAAAGGTAAAATATACCACTCTTAAGATGATTTCCTCATtgttacacaatgtttttactTATAAATTTACCTTGAGGACAAGGTGTTTAAGCTCCTCATCAGGAAGGAATGACGGTTTGTAGCTGGCATCAGAAAAGCATCCAGCTGAACCTGAAAATACAAACAGTACTGGTCTAGTTCCAGATAGCTGGCTTTTATAGAAAGATCAGGATTCATACACTACCAgtgaaaagtttggacacacttttcttttgaatctaatgggaaaatgtgtccaaacttttcacTGTAGTGTTGACATCAATGGAAATATGACTTCAGTTTTACAATTATCAACATAAACTgatatcaaataataaaaaaatgttagaagCAACATAAAACTATTTTACTGTTTGTCTGCAGTAAACTTGACTTATCCTGTATTTAAATGCATGTCATCAAAGTCAGGAAAACTACATCTTGGAATCTACAGGCTGTGTTGGTACCTTTAAGAGATTTGAGGTGCTGCACGGCCATTCTGAGCACAGTGAGTTTGTCCAGTTTACGAGACATGGGGTTACAGGTCGGGATCATGGCTGAAAGCTTATCAATGAGATTGTTCATTttgtctcttcttcttttctcgaTTTGGCTATGTGGTTCCCTGCAGACAGAAATAGGTCATCTGCAAGAACTTCAGATATTATTTTTGAATTATGTTATATATTCACTTTAAAATGGATACTTCAAAATGAATGATTATGTTAAATGAGATGTACAACCTGTGTTTATAAATTTAATCTACCTGAAGCATTTTATTTTGACTTGTTGGTCCTCATCATCTGACCTTTGGTGAGAGAAAgatgaaataaagtaaaacaaatgttCAGAGATGGATTAAGGTTTACCTCTGTACCATGGAACTGGATTTGCTTtagagaaaaagggaaaaaatattaaaaaggttAACATCTAACAAATACCAATACCTGTTTTGGTCATCTTCCATATCTGCATCATTGAAAGAAGCAGATTTTGAATCCctatgaagaaaaacatcatattAATTTTAGTCACCAGATCTAAAAATTCACAGAATCAACGGCACAGATCAGTTATACTTACTGGTTGTCTGTGCTGCCCTTTCGTTTCCTGGGCATCTCCATGCTCAAGGACGTACCAGACACTGAGGAAGGGGTCATCAGGCTGGGCAGAGACACAGAACTGCTTTGTTCTTCCTCAACCAGCACATCTTCTGaaacatcaaataaacaatGAACTGCAACGTGTCATTCAATTACAACCCAGACATTACATTTCtacaatgtaaataaatagtaaCTTTGCATTAAAATCTTTCTTGCATCActctatttaaaagaaaagtgttaATAGGGAAGCAACAGAAGCGCTGGGATATTCAAGGTGATGAAGGACAGCACGATGCATCATTTTggcacaaacatttttatatgtaaTTGTGTAATAGCTAAGGGCCTTTCAGAGCCTTCACTGCACTGGGTTCAGCTGACTGAGTCACACAGTTCAGAGCAAAATGGGAAGTTTTCAACATTTTGAGTGGCCACTATTGTTGGTGGACAAGAAGATTCCAGTTTGTTTTTTGCACTGTTGTCAACAACAAAGAAGCACCTGCTGAAAAGCAAATAAGACAAAAGAAGTTGTGAGTTAATCAGACTGTGACAGAAGTCTGGAGAATTCACGC
This window contains:
- the arntl2 gene encoding aryl hydrocarbon receptor nuclear translocator-like protein 2 isoform X3, with product MSAKNSAAGGGDRAGSEPAEDVLVEEEQSSSVSLPSLMTPSSVSGTSLSMEMPRKRKGSTDNQDSKSASFNDADMEDDQNRSDDEDQQVKIKCFREPHSQIEKRRRDKMNNLIDKLSAMIPTCNPMSRKLDKLTVLRMAVQHLKSLKGSAGCFSDASYKPSFLPDEELKHLVLKAADGFLFVVGCDRGKIVFVSESVTKILNYSRTELIGQSLFDYIHPKDIGKVKEQLSASELHPRERLIDAKTGLQVQADLPVGATRLCSGARRSFFCRMKCNKIFVKAEEKESQANTSKKKESQKYCTVHCTGYMRSWPSSQIGAEGEGEADKQDSSHFSCLVAVGRIHSHSSPQVNGEIRVKPTEFITRYAMDGKFTFVDHRATTILGYLPQELLGTSCYEYFHQDDLPHLADRHRKVLWSKEKIETNCYKFKTKYGSFVTLQSQWFSFVNPWTKEVEYIVSTNTVISHDNSRTGRSGNKSEQSSNSKTSEEDCKKSLPIIPGISNTPGSMIYAGSIGTQIANELLDFNRLNSSPSSGNASPFNLQDKSPQTLNQVSNNVPKVETADMETPGKSSSENETQEAQGASFSGGDTLMENSQLDLDSVVGPGLSSLSNDEAAMAVIMSLLETDTNLGEAVDFEEMHWSL
- the arntl2 gene encoding aryl hydrocarbon receptor nuclear translocator-like protein 2 isoform X6, which produces MTPSSVSGTSLSMEMPRKRKGSTDNQDSKSASFNDADMEDDQNRSDDEDQQVKIKCFREPHSQIEKRRRDKMNNLIDKLSAMIPTCNPMSRKLDKLTVLRMAVQHLKSLKGSAGCFSDASYKPSFLPDEELKHLVLKAADGFLFVVGCDRGKIVFVSESVTKILNYSRTELIGQSLFDYIHPKDIGKVKEQLSASELHPRERLIDAKTGLQVQADLPVGATRLCSGARRSFFCRMKCNKIFVKAEEKESQANTSKKKESQKYCTVHCTGYMRSWPSSQIGAEGEGEADKQDSSHFSCLVAVGRIHSHSSPQVNGEIRVKPTEFITRYAMDGKFTFVDHRATTILGYLPQELLGTSCYEYFHQDDLPHLADRHRKVLWSKEKIETNCYKFKTKYGSFVTLQSQWFSFVNPWTKEVEYIVSTNTVISHDNSRTGRSGNKSEQSSNSKTSEEDCKKSLPIIPGISNTPGSMIYAGSIGTQIANELLDFNRLNSSPSSGNASPFNLQDKSPQTLNQVSNNVPKVETADMETPGKSSSENETQEAQGASFSGGDTLMAENSQLDLDSVVGPGLSSLSNDEAAMAVIMSLLETDTNLGEAVDFEEMHWSL
- the arntl2 gene encoding aryl hydrocarbon receptor nuclear translocator-like protein 2 isoform X2 is translated as MSAKNSAAGGGDRAGSEPAEDVLVEEEQSSSVSLPSLMTPSSVSGTSLSMEMPRKRKGSTDNQDSKSASFNDADMEDDQNRSDDEDQQVKIKCFREPHSQIEKRRRDKMNNLIDKLSAMIPTCNPMSRKLDKLTVLRMAVQHLKSLKGSAGCFSDASYKPSFLPDEELKHLVLKAADGFLFVVGCDRGKIVFVSESVTKILNYSRTELIGQSLFDYIHPKDIGKVKEQLSASELHPRERLIDAKTGLQVQADLPVGATRLCSGARRSFFCRMKCNKIFVKAEEKESQANTSKKKESQKYCTVHCTGYMRSWPSSQIGAEGEGEADKQDSSHFSCLVAVGRIHSHSSPQVNGEIRVKPTEFITRYAMDGKFTFVDHRATTILGYLPQELLGTSCYEYFHQDDLPHLADRHRKVLWSKEKIETNCYKFKTKYGSFVTLQSQWFSFVNPWTKEVEYIVSTNTVISHDNSRTGRSGNKSEQSSNSKTSEDCKKSLPIIPGISNTPGSMIYAGSIGTQIANELLDFNRLNSSPSSGNASPFNLQDKSPQTLNQVSNNVPKVETADMETPGKSSSENETQEAQGASFSGGDTLMAENSQLDLDSVVGPGLSSLSNDEAAMAVIMSLLETDTNLGEAVDFEEMHWSL
- the arntl2 gene encoding aryl hydrocarbon receptor nuclear translocator-like protein 2 isoform X4, which codes for MSAKNSAAGGGDRAGSEPADVLVEEEQSSSVSLPSLMTPSSVSGTSLSMEMPRKRKGSTDNQDSKSASFNDADMEDDQNRSDDEDQQVKIKCFREPHSQIEKRRRDKMNNLIDKLSAMIPTCNPMSRKLDKLTVLRMAVQHLKSLKGSAGCFSDASYKPSFLPDEELKHLVLKAADGFLFVVGCDRGKIVFVSESVTKILNYSRTELIGQSLFDYIHPKDIGKVKEQLSASELHPRERLIDAKTGLQVQADLPVGATRLCSGARRSFFCRMKCNKIFVKAEEKESQANTSKKKESQKYCTVHCTGYMRSWPSSQIGAEGEGEADKQDSSHFSCLVAVGRIHSHSSPQVNGEIRVKPTEFITRYAMDGKFTFVDHRATTILGYLPQELLGTSCYEYFHQDDLPHLADRHRKVLWSKEKIETNCYKFKTKYGSFVTLQSQWFSFVNPWTKEVEYIVSTNTVISHDNSRTGRSGNKSEQSSNSKTSEEDCKKSLPIIPGISNTPGSMIYAGSIGTQIANELLDFNRLNSSPSSGNASPFNLQDKSPQTLNQVSNNVPKVETADMETPGKSSSENETQEAQGASFSGGDTLMAENSQLDLDSVVGPGLSSLSNDEAAMAVIMSLLETDTNLGEAVDFEEMHWSL
- the arntl2 gene encoding aryl hydrocarbon receptor nuclear translocator-like protein 2 isoform X5, with amino-acid sequence MSAKNSAAGGGDRAGSEPAEDVLVEEEQSSSVSLPSLMTPSSVSGTSLSMEMPRKRKGSTDNQDSKSASFNDADMEDDQNRSDDEDQQVKIKCFREPHSQIEKRRRDKMNNLIDKLSAMIPTCNPMSRKLDKLTVLRMAVQHLKSLKGSAGCFSDASYKPSFLPDEELKHLVLKTELIGQSLFDYIHPKDIGKVKEQLSASELHPRERLIDAKTGLQVQADLPVGATRLCSGARRSFFCRMKCNKIFVKAEEKESQANTSKKKESQKYCTVHCTGYMRSWPSSQIGAEGEGEADKQDSSHFSCLVAVGRIHSHSSPQVNGEIRVKPTEFITRYAMDGKFTFVDHRATTILGYLPQELLGTSCYEYFHQDDLPHLADRHRKVLWSKEKIETNCYKFKTKYGSFVTLQSQWFSFVNPWTKEVEYIVSTNTVISHDNSRTGRSGNKSEQSSNSKTSEEDCKKSLPIIPGISNTPGSMIYAGSIGTQIANELLDFNRLNSSPSSGNASPFNLQDKSPQTLNQVSNNVPKVETADMETPGKSSSENETQEAQGASFSGGDTLMAENSQLDLDSVVGPGLSSLSNDEAAMAVIMSLLETDTNLGEAVDFEEMHWSL
- the arntl2 gene encoding aryl hydrocarbon receptor nuclear translocator-like protein 2 isoform X1, encoding MSAKNSAAGGGDRAGSEPAEDVLVEEEQSSSVSLPSLMTPSSVSGTSLSMEMPRKRKGSTDNQDSKSASFNDADMEDDQNRSDDEDQQVKIKCFREPHSQIEKRRRDKMNNLIDKLSAMIPTCNPMSRKLDKLTVLRMAVQHLKSLKGSAGCFSDASYKPSFLPDEELKHLVLKAADGFLFVVGCDRGKIVFVSESVTKILNYSRTELIGQSLFDYIHPKDIGKVKEQLSASELHPRERLIDAKTGLQVQADLPVGATRLCSGARRSFFCRMKCNKIFVKAEEKESQANTSKKKESQKYCTVHCTGYMRSWPSSQIGAEGEGEADKQDSSHFSCLVAVGRIHSHSSPQVNGEIRVKPTEFITRYAMDGKFTFVDHRATTILGYLPQELLGTSCYEYFHQDDLPHLADRHRKVLWSKEKIETNCYKFKTKYGSFVTLQSQWFSFVNPWTKEVEYIVSTNTVISHDNSRTGRSGNKSEQSSNSKTSEEDCKKSLPIIPGISNTPGSMIYAGSIGTQIANELLDFNRLNSSPSSGNASPFNLQDKSPQTLNQVSNNVPKVETADMETPGKSSSENETQEAQGASFSGGDTLMAENSQLDLDSVVGPGLSSLSNDEAAMAVIMSLLETDTNLGEAVDFEEMHWSL